The genome window AACAGAAGCGGCGGTCGTCATTGATATTGACCGGATGAACCGGAACGGAGAAAGGAGAAAAGGCAGATAAGAATCCGTTTTTACAAGAAAAATCGTAATATAGCCTTATGCTGTTGATTGCATAACAAAGATAGGAGGTCATTATGGAAAGAGAACAAAAAGAACATCTATTAAAAGAGTTTGATAAGCTGGCTCAAAAAGTAGGAAGTCAAGCCAAAGCATGTAGACTGGTCGGCATTTCTCCCAGCATCATGACGCCGCTAAGGAAAGGTGAGTACGGCGGGGCGGAAGAAAAGCAGTATGAGATTTTGGCGAATTACTTTCAGATCAAGGAAGAAGCCAAGGCCGGACGGCAGGCGGAAACCTATGTGCCAACTTCCATTTCCGAAAGCGTTTATGCCTATATTCGGAATGCTCAGATTAAAGGCGGGCTCTTAGCCATTTCGGGGGCAGCCGGAATCGGAAAGACCAGAGCCATCCGCAAGTATGCGGCAGAAAGCCAAGGGACTTGCCTTTGGATTACCGCTAATCCCTGTTTAAATACCGTTAAACCAATATTAAAAAAGCTTTGTAAGGAGCTCAATATTGCCAATGTACGAACCAATGATGATATGTACATGGCAATTTTGGAAAAGCTTCGGGATGGCATGGTACTTGTATTTGACGAAGCCCAGCATTTGTCCCTCAAGGTGATTGAAACGCTCCGCGGGTTTTCGGACTATTTTCTTGATAGAAACATGACACTTGGAATCGTGTTTGTGGGCAACAGCACAACGATAACAAGGTTCGGCGGCAGGCAAGATGCGGTGTTTGAACAAATCGCCAACCGAACCATTCAAAAGCCGGTTTTCCAAACTTCAGATATTCGCAAGAAAGACATTCAAATGCTTTACCCGGAGCTGACAGATGAAAAATCCATTGACTTTATGCTAAAAATTGCCCAGAGCCGGGAAGCCATCCGGGGAGCGAATAACTTGTTTAGCAATGCATACGACAATGAGAACATCAGCTATGAGGGCTTAGTGAGCATGGCCAAGCATATGCATATGATGATTTAGGAGGGTGTGAAATGAACTTTATATATGGAAAGAATTGTACATTAGGCTATGAAGATGAATATGGAAATCATCAGGAACAAGAACTAAAAAATGGGGAAAAGTATAAGATAACATTAGAGGCCGAAGCGGAATATGTTGAGTTTAAGGGTGATGATTTGATTTTTGAAGTAGCAGGAATAGAGGTCAGCATACCGATGACGCAAATTACTAAAATAGAGGAAAAATAGGAGATAGATGACAATGGATAGGGGAATGGTAAAGTTTGTATTTACAACGTTTTTAGGACTATTGTTGGCGCAATACGGATCAGAACTGGCATACCGGCAACGGGGATATCATGCGGTAGGTGGAGAAATCTTTATTCTGCCGGCCGTTTACTTGGCGCTTTATGGGATACCGGCGGCAGCGCGGAGCATAGGAGAGCTTTTGCTTGCGATAGAAAGAGAGGAAAAAGATGAAGCTAAACCGGAAGAAGTATCAGGAAATCAAAAAAATGGATCATGCCCAGATGGATCGGTATTTAGAGAGTGTGCGGGCAGAGGGCGAGAGAAAAGCAAGAGCCGCCTATCAAGAAGCGCTTGAGGGCGTACCGGGAATCGGGCAGATTCGGCGTGAGGGAGTCATTCAAAAAGCAGAGCAGATTTTAAAAGGAGAAGAAAAAAATGATGAATGAAAAGAAAATCAGTAAAACGGGAAGCATCACAATTCCCGGTCACCTTAGGCGAGAACTGGGGCTTACCGCAGGGGAAAAGGTAAAAATTGAGAAGGACGAAGCAGGAAATTTTTTCATTCAGCGAATAGAAGGAAGTTGTATTTTTTGCGGTACAAATGAAGATTTAACAAAAGTAAGGGGAAAATTCATTTGTGC of Lachnospiraceae bacterium oral taxon 500 contains these proteins:
- a CDS encoding AAA family ATPase: MEREQKEHLLKEFDKLAQKVGSQAKACRLVGISPSIMTPLRKGEYGGAEEKQYEILANYFQIKEEAKAGRQAETYVPTSISESVYAYIRNAQIKGGLLAISGAAGIGKTRAIRKYAAESQGTCLWITANPCLNTVKPILKKLCKELNIANVRTNDDMYMAILEKLRDGMVLVFDEAQHLSLKVIETLRGFSDYFLDRNMTLGIVFVGNSTTITRFGGRQDAVFEQIANRTIQKPVFQTSDIRKKDIQMLYPELTDEKSIDFMLKIAQSREAIRGANNLFSNAYDNENISYEGLVSMAKHMHMMI
- a CDS encoding AbrB family transcriptional regulator, which codes for MMNEKKISKTGSITIPGHLRRELGLTAGEKVKIEKDEAGNFFIQRIEGSCIFCGTNEDLTKVRGKFICAGCAEEVIKTKEKGENHEK